A genomic segment from Candidatus Caldatribacterium sp. encodes:
- a CDS encoding bh protein — translation MEEEIVTSFLCLACQRETMHRVLYQGGIVKSITCQECGLEVGLDKAKLIALYGEQLVERILTKPQRLTEEYQRDLVEFFSTIPLRIITKPYRMLKEFESLCED, via the coding sequence ATGGAAGAGGAAATTGTGACCTCCTTTTTGTGCCTTGCCTGCCAGCGGGAGACAATGCACCGGGTTCTCTACCAGGGAGGGATTGTGAAATCCATCACGTGTCAGGAATGTGGCCTCGAAGTTGGTCTTGACAAAGCTAAGCTCATTGCTCTTTACGGAGAGCAACTCGTTGAGAGGATTCTTACGAAACCCCAGCGCCTTACCGAAGAGTACCAGCGGGACCTTGTAGAGTTCTTCAGCACCATTCCCTTGCGCATCATCACAAAGCCCTATCGCATGCTCAAAGAATTCGAATCACTTTGTGAGGACTGA